A portion of the Colius striatus isolate bColStr4 chromosome 1, bColStr4.1.hap1, whole genome shotgun sequence genome contains these proteins:
- the PSMG1 gene encoding proteasome assembly chaperone 1 — protein sequence MATFFGEVVVAPSRAGVDDEEETREETPEDREIRRELEKKREVDVLWTSKSGAPSESSADEPFVCSKFIVAIGHNAAAFLSSFILDSVCWEVIGVVKLWNEWCRTSTTTNVLPTDSFCLFYRLISDPTVLLCQCSCYVAEDQQFQWLEKVFGRIRKEGLQVTILSTCAVADYKTQESTLTLASPFLKALKTKEFKEPICCPLLEQPNIVRDLPAAVLSYCQVWQIPAVLYQCYTDVIKLDTVTIEAFKPLLSSEILKNLVKDVSESKKILRKLLTTNETHNNIYI from the exons ATGGCGACCTTCTTCGGGGAGGTGGTGGTGGCCCCGTCCCGCGCCGGCGTGGACGACGAGGAGGAGACCCGCGAGGAGACGCCCGAGGACCGGGAGATCCGCAGggagctggagaaaaaaag GGAGGTCGACGTCCTGTGGACCTCGAAGTCGGGCGCGCCTTCGGAGAGCTCTGCCGACGAGCCGTTCGTGTGCTCGAAGTTTATAGTAGCGATAGGACATAACGCTGCAG CTTTCCTGTCTTCTTTTATTCTGGACTCTGTCTGTTGGGAAGTAATTGGAGTTGTGAAGCTGTGGAATGAATGGTGTCGAACGTCCACCACAACAAATGTCCTCCCGACAgattctttctgtttgttctaCCGGTTAATATCAGATCCGACA gtTTTGTTGTGCCAGTGTAGTTGCTACGTTGCTGAGGATCAACAGTTCCAGTGGCTTGAAAAG gtCTTTGGCCGTATACGAAAGGAGGGCTTGCAAGTAACTATTCTTTCAACGTGTGCTGTAGCTGATTATAAAACTCAGGAATCCACTTTAACGCTTGCATCTCCATTTCTGAAAGCCTTGAAGACAAAAGAATTCAAAGAGCCGATCTGCTGCCCGCTACTGGAGCAACCGAACATCGTGCGAGATCTGCCTGCTGCTG TTTTGAGTTACTGTCAAGTATGGCAGATTCCTGCAGTGTTGTATCAGTGCTACACTGACGTCATCAAACTGGACACAGTTACAATTGAAGCGTTCAAGcctctgctttcttctgaaatcCTGAAGAATTTAGTCAAG gatgtatctgaaagcaaaaagatCTTGAGGAAATTACTGACAACCAATGAAACTCACAATAATATCTATATCTAA